The Engystomops pustulosus chromosome 4, aEngPut4.maternal, whole genome shotgun sequence genome contains a region encoding:
- the LOC140126116 gene encoding E3 ubiquitin-protein ligase TRIM39-like codes for MASADLREELDCSICLTTYTDPVMLRCGHNFCRVCIDRVLDTQDGSGGYSCPECREEFQERPALMRNLALRKIMENLLTTQPTPRETGIFCSYCVDSPVPAVRSCLHCEASLCDKHLKVHSKSPEHVLSDPSTSPGNRKCSVHKEVLKYYCTKENICICVSCRLDGEHRGHQVEMLDEASKKKKKKLRNVLQKLIIRREETEERVQSLEESRRKAQEKASGEAERVTALFIDIRRRLDDLEKRVLSDISRQEKEKSLSLSALIQKLEIQKDELSRKMRHIEELCNMTDPLTVLQEPDTGDLCDPEEGGGDEDTGGHDNQRHDVDGLDVTVISDTLHTLCDIISGIRRRIYVEGPADILLDVNTAHNNLHISDDLKTATRTQEKQNRPETAERFQDYEQVMSSRRFTSGRHYWDVESRRSGRWRVGMCYPSIDRRGDQSCIGDNNKSWGLQRFINEYYVIHDSNGIQLPHNISSDRFRICLDYEAGELSFYELCDPIRHLHTFTTTFTEPLHAALCVGEGSIKILGGGRKWEKPS; via the coding sequence ATGGCGTCTGCCGACCTGAGAGAGGAGCTGGACTGCTCCATCTGTCTGACCACTTATACAGATCCTGTAATgctgagatgtggacacaacttctgccgggtcTGTATTGATCGTGTGCTGGATACACAGGACGGGTCTGGGGGTTATTCCTGTCCTGAATGTAGAGAAGAGTTTCAGGAGAGGCCGGCACTGATGAGGAACTTAGCTCTGCGGAAGATAATGGAGAATCTACTGACTACTCAACCAACACCGAGAGAAACCGGGATCTTCTGCTCTTACTGTGTGGactctcctgtacctgctgtgagGTCCTGTCTACATTGTGAGGCTTCTCTGTGTGATAAACACCTGAAAGTCCACAGCAAGTCACCAGAACACGTCTTATCTGACCCCAGCACGTCCCCGGGGAACCGGAAATGTTCTGTCCATAAGGAAGTGTTAAAGTATTACTGTACTAAGGAGAAcatctgtatctgtgtgtcctgcagaCTGGATggagaacatcggggacaccaggTGGAGATGCTGGATGAGGCCtctaagaagaagaagaagaaactgaGAAATGTTCTTCAGAAACTGATCataaggagggaggagactgaagAAAGAGTCCAGAGTCTGGAGGAGAGCAGGAGAAAAGCTCAAGAAAAAGCCTCTGGAGAAGCTGagagagtcactgccctgttTATAGACATCAGGAGACGACTGGACGACCTGGAGAAGAGGGTCCTGAGTGACATCTCCAGGCAGGAGAAGGAAAAGTCCCTCTCACTGTCTGCTCTGATCCAGAAGCTGGAGATACAGAAGGACGAGCTGTCCAGGAAGATGAGgcacattgaggagctgtgtaacatgactgatccactgactgtgttacaggaaccagacacaggtgacttgtgtgatcctgaggaggggggaggtgatgaggacacagggggacatgataacCAGCGCCATGATGTAGatggtctggatgtgactgtgatctcagacacattacacacattatgtgacataatatcaggtataaggcgcaggatctaTGTGGAGGGTCCTGCAGACATATTACTGGATGTAAACACGGCTCATAATAATCTCCATATATCAGACGACCTGAAAACTGCAACCAGGACACAAGAGAAGCAGAATCGTCCAGAAACAGCAGAGAGATTCCAGGATTAtgagcaggtgatgagcagccggagatttacctcaggacgacattactgggatgtggagagcaggagatcagggaggtggAGGGTCGGGATGTGTTATCCCAGTATAGACAGGAGGGGAGATCAGTCATGTATTGGAGATAATAACAAGTCCTGGGGTTTGCAGAGATTTATTAATGAGTAttatgtgatacatgacagtaatGGGATCCAGTTACCTCACAATATCTCCAGTGATAGATTCCGGATCTGTCTGGATTATGAGGCGGGGGAGTTGTCCTTCtatgagctgtgtgaccccatcagacacttacacaccttcaccaccaccttcaccgagccccttcatgctgcattATGTGTAGGGGAAGGTTCTATAAAGATATTAGGGGGAGGCAGGAAGTGGGAGAAACCATCATAA
- the LOC140128859 gene encoding uncharacterized protein isoform X2, with amino-acid sequence MRQAIAPEERLLITLRFLATGESYSSLHYLFLVGRSTICKIVKETSVALWDILQPIVMPIPNQDFLKKIAHDFYVSTKFPNCIGAIDGKHVRVIQPPNSGSQFYNYKKYFSLVLLAIADSKLNFICIEMGSYGSTNDARILESSHMGQSFLTSHLEIPNPQPLSPNTPPLPFVFIGDEAFGIKSQLMRPFCNRGLTASKRIFNTRLSRARRVVECAFGLLTNHWRILRTAMCLKISTVDDVVKACCVMHNFLNKPISSFVESVPNHECVPVNTRSTCNCSVVSGWRVRDCFTNYFVSEDGYVPWQDES; translated from the exons ATGCGTCAAGCCATTGCACCTGAGGAACGCCTGCTTATAACTTTAAG attTCTGGCAACAGGCGAGAGCTACTCATCTCTCCACTACCTCTTTCTTGTGGGTAGAAGCACAATTTGCAAAATTGTAAAAGAGACAAGTGTGGCTTTGTGGGACATTTTGCAACCTATTGTAATGCCCATTCCAAAtcaggattttttaaaaaaaattgcacatgATTTTTATGTTTCCACAAAATTTCCCAATTGTATTGGTGCAATTGATGGAAAGCATGTTCGTGTGATCCAGCCTCCAAATTCTGGCTCTcaattttataattataaaaaatatttttctttagtTTTACTGGCCATTGCAGATAGCAAATTAAATTTCATATGTATTGAGATGGGTTCGTATGGGAGCACAAATGATGCACGAATTCTTGAGAGCAGCCACATGGGTCAGAGTTTTTTGACTTCTCATTTAGAAATTCCCAATCCTCAGCCCCTTTCCCCAAATACACCTCCCTTACCTTTTGTTTTCATTGGTGATGAAGCATTTGGGATTAAGTCGCAGTTGATGCGTCCCTTTTGCAACCGTGGTTTAACTGCAagcaaaagaatttttaatacaCGCTTATCTCGCGCAAGGCGTGTGGTTGAATGTGCATTTGGTCTTTTGACCAATCATTGGCGGATACTACGCActgcaatgtgtttaaaaattaGTACAGTGGACGATGTTGTTAAAGCATGTTGTGTGATGCATAATTTCCTTAACAAACCAATATCAAGTTTTGTAGAAAGTGTGCCCAACCATGAATGTGTTCCTGTAAATACACGATCAACATGTAATTGTTCTGTGGTGTCTGGGTGGCGGGTTAGGGATTGCTTTACAAATTATTTTGTTTCCGAAGATGGATATGTACCATGGCAAGATGAATCTTGA
- the LOC140128859 gene encoding uncharacterized protein isoform X1, with amino-acid sequence MPTPPPGFTAAIQRRNYPAKFVSYTRLSVEQFDYLLELCRAKLTRQDTVMRQAIAPEERLLITLRFLATGESYSSLHYLFLVGRSTICKIVKETSVALWDILQPIVMPIPNQDFLKKIAHDFYVSTKFPNCIGAIDGKHVRVIQPPNSGSQFYNYKKYFSLVLLAIADSKLNFICIEMGSYGSTNDARILESSHMGQSFLTSHLEIPNPQPLSPNTPPLPFVFIGDEAFGIKSQLMRPFCNRGLTASKRIFNTRLSRARRVVECAFGLLTNHWRILRTAMCLKISTVDDVVKACCVMHNFLNKPISSFVESVPNHECVPVNTRSTCNCSVVSGWRVRDCFTNYFVSEDGYVPWQDES; translated from the exons ATGCCTACCCCGCCTCCTGGCTTCACTGCAGCCATCCAGAGAAGGAA CTACCCTGCAAAATTTGTTTCATATACTCGGCTTTCCGTGGAGCAGTTCGATTACCTCCTTGAACTCTGTCGTGCAAAATTAACACGGCAAGATACTGTCATGCGTCAAGCCATTGCACCTGAGGAACGCCTGCTTATAACTTTAAG attTCTGGCAACAGGCGAGAGCTACTCATCTCTCCACTACCTCTTTCTTGTGGGTAGAAGCACAATTTGCAAAATTGTAAAAGAGACAAGTGTGGCTTTGTGGGACATTTTGCAACCTATTGTAATGCCCATTCCAAAtcaggattttttaaaaaaaattgcacatgATTTTTATGTTTCCACAAAATTTCCCAATTGTATTGGTGCAATTGATGGAAAGCATGTTCGTGTGATCCAGCCTCCAAATTCTGGCTCTcaattttataattataaaaaatatttttctttagtTTTACTGGCCATTGCAGATAGCAAATTAAATTTCATATGTATTGAGATGGGTTCGTATGGGAGCACAAATGATGCACGAATTCTTGAGAGCAGCCACATGGGTCAGAGTTTTTTGACTTCTCATTTAGAAATTCCCAATCCTCAGCCCCTTTCCCCAAATACACCTCCCTTACCTTTTGTTTTCATTGGTGATGAAGCATTTGGGATTAAGTCGCAGTTGATGCGTCCCTTTTGCAACCGTGGTTTAACTGCAagcaaaagaatttttaatacaCGCTTATCTCGCGCAAGGCGTGTGGTTGAATGTGCATTTGGTCTTTTGACCAATCATTGGCGGATACTACGCActgcaatgtgtttaaaaattaGTACAGTGGACGATGTTGTTAAAGCATGTTGTGTGATGCATAATTTCCTTAACAAACCAATATCAAGTTTTGTAGAAAGTGTGCCCAACCATGAATGTGTTCCTGTAAATACACGATCAACATGTAATTGTTCTGTGGTGTCTGGGTGGCGGGTTAGGGATTGCTTTACAAATTATTTTGTTTCCGAAGATGGATATGTACCATGGCAAGATGAATCTTGA